CCGGTCCGATCCGGACGCGGAAGGGCCGGACCGTGCGCAAGTCGCCCCCTCCGATGAAGAGGTCCAACGAGTCCGCCGCGATCACCGTCCCGTCCTCGCTTTCCATACGGCCGGAGGCGAGGAGCGCGACGCCGGGGCCGGCGCCGGAGAGACGAAGGGAGGGAGCGCCGGAGCTGTCGCCGGCGGCGGGGAGGCGGACCGAAGCGCGGAGAGTGTCGAGCCGGACCGGGCCCGCGCGCAATCCCTCGGCGAAACGGAGGTCCGCGGAGAGTCCTTCCGCGTCCTGCAGGAAGATTCCGTCGAAACGCGACGCTTCGATCGTTCCGGTTCTCGCCCATCCATGAAAGGAACCCGAGCCTTCCGCCGACCCGGCCCCTCCTCGTAATTCTCCCTCCGCATCGAGAGAGAGATCGAGATCGCCCGGAAGGGCGGGAAGGACACGTCGCGGGAAATCGGGACCGGTGAGGGCAAGGCGGGCCCGCGCCCGCCACCCGTTCGATTCCTTTACTCCCTGTCCATCCATCCGAAAACCGTCCAGGACCACGCGCGCCGTATCGATCGCGATCCGGTCCCCCTCGCCGCGCACGCGGATCAGGGCCGTGTCGAGCCATGCCGTCGCGCTCAGGTCGAGCCTCGCGTCCAAGCCGCGTCCCCCGGCGTCTCCGGAGAGGGAGGCGCGGATGGTCCCCTCCACCGGACCGAAATCGCCCATTTCCGCGCCGGGAGCGAGCGCCGCGAAGGTTCTCGGTCCCGGCAGGCGGAGATCCCCCGCAATATCGACCCGAGGGCTCCCCCCCTCGTTCGCGATCTCCCCGCGGATCGTCGCCCGGAAGGGTCCCTCCCTCCGCCAGGCGGCCCGCACCGAATCGACGACGGCCGGGCCCCTTTTCGCCCCGGCGCGGAGGAGGGGAGGCGGAGGCTCGCCGCCTCGCCACTCGACGCGGAAGCTCCCCGAACCCTCTCGCGCGACTCGGCCGTTCACCGACCACTCGCCCGGCTCGCCGAAGAGAGAGAGGTTTTCGAATTCGTAACCCGCCCCGCCGGAGGCACGCCGGATCGTCCCCTCGCCGAGCCGCCCGGGGGCGTCCCCCGGCGACCCTCCCACGGCCCAAAGGGCGATCGGGGTCACCCGCGCCTCCGCCTCGTCGCCGGAAAGATCGATGGATAAACCAAAAGCGAGCCCGTGGTCCAGGGCGCGGGCGCGCAGCCGCGCCGTGACCGGCGCGCGGAGTCCCTCCGGCGCTTCCGCCTCGAAGCGGAGCGTATCGACAAGTGTTCCCCGGAAACGGGCGCTCATCTCCGCCGCCGCCGTGAGTCGCGGCGCTCCGACCGGGCCCTCCGCTCGAACGGTCAGGTCGGCGCGCGGGTTCTCCACGTCACCCGGGGCCTCCCCGAAACCGAACATGGCGAGCCCCTCCGTCCCCCGGATACGCGCCTCCGCGCGGGCGTCGATTTCCCCCTCCCGCAGCGTCCCGCGCGCGGAGAGAACCGCGTCGGCGAGACGGATCACCAGGCTGTCCAAATCGAGCGTCCCTTCGTCGTATCGGACGGCGAAACCCCCTCCCCGCAGGAACGCGCCGGGCGTCCACTCGCCGGAGAGGCGCGCCCGCTTCGCCGGCGGCAGCGCCGCCCCGCCTTGGAGGCGGATCGCGAGAGACGCGGGAGGGAAAGGACGGGCGCCGGCGCGAACGGGAACCGCACCCTCCGGCACGTCGAGGTTTCCCTCGAAACGGAGCCCCGCGACGCGCCCCCCGGCGCGCTCCAGCGCGCACCGAAGATCGAGCGCCGCCCCATCCGACCGCGAATCCTCCTCCACCCGCGCGGTAAGGAGGAAACGATCCTCCCCCTCACCCTCGACGAGAAGACGAAGCGCCCGGTCCGCGCCGAACCGGAGAAAAACACTTCCCGACGGAGACGCCGTTTCGGGATCGAAAAGAAACGTCCCCCCCTCGACGCTCCAGGCGCCGCCGCCGTCCTCCGCGTCGAGGCGGTCGACGCGCGCGAACGGCGCGCTCCCCGGAAGGAGCCGCACGCTCCCCTCCAGGCGCGTCCGCAGAATCGTCCGCCCGGGCGCGACCACCAAGAAGGGCGCATCCAACCGGGCGGAGTCGATTCGCAGTGACGGGAGAGCGGCTCCCCCCTCTTTCTCCCCCTTTCCGCCGCCGGACCCGACACGGGAACGGATCGCCGGCAGGTCGGCCCGAAGACCTTTCACGTCGATGGTTCGTATGTATATCTCTCGATGAAGAAGCGCTCTTATGTCCGCCTCCAGCCGGAGGTGATCGAAGACGAGCAGCGTGTCTCCGCCGTCGGTCCAGGAGAAGAAACCGGCTTCGAGCCGCCCGAGACCGGACCAACGCGCTTCACGCACGTCCAGAGAACCGGGGATCCGCCGGTCCGCCCAGCGGATCGTCTCCGTGAGGATCTTGTTTCGCGCCGGAGCGAGGGAGAGGATGAGAACCGCCGCGACCGCCGCCGCGACGAAAGCCGCCGCGACGAAAACCGCCGTCCGCAGAATCCTTCTTCCCTTACGAACCTCGCTCACGTCTTCCTCTCTCGGCGGGGGCCTTCCCCCGCGCGGTCAGTACGGGTTGCCGATGGACAGATGGAACACCCAACCCGGTTGGTCTTTCTCCTTGTCGGTCAGACGAAAACCGACGTCGGCGCGAATCGGACCAACCGGTGTCCTCACCATCATGCCCGGGCCGATCGCCGCCTCCATGTCGCGCCAATCGATCTCGTCGCGGCGGCTCCACACCTGGCCGGCGTCGGCGAAAAACGCCCCCCGGAAGCGCCAGAAGAGGGGGAACCGCGCTTCGACGGAAAACTCCGCCTTCGCCTCGCCGCCGAGCGGCGCGCCCTCGTCGTCCAGGGGACCCAGCTTCCGGCGCCGGAAACCGCGCATCGTGTTCGCCCCTCCCGAATAAAACCGCTTGTTCGGGAGAAGATCCGGCGAATCGCCCAGAGGACGCGCGATCCCGATACCGGCCCGCGCCGCCAGCACGGCGCCGACCGGGGCGGCGTGGTAGCCGGCGAGGGAAGCCTCGGCCGACGCGTAGGGACTGTCGGTCCACGGCCCCGGCGGCGACCATTCGAGGGCGAAAAAGGCGACCGTTCCCGCCGTCGGGTCGAGCCGGTCGTTGCCGCCGTCCCGTTTTCCCTCCAACCGGAACGCGCCCAGAATCCCCCCCTCTTCGACGAAGGCGTCCGGCGCGTCGGTCGTGACGTTTACGTCCACTCGGGAGAGGGAGACGCCGGCGCTCAAAGTCGAACGGAGGCTCGGCCTGTGCGTCCCGCCGACACGAAAGGAGAGGCTGAGCAGATCGTAGCTCTCCTCCCACTCCCTCGTCGCGGAAAGCGAAAGATCGCCCCGAAGACGGGGCAGAAAGAGCGCGGGCCACCAGAGCGATCCGCCGGCGTTCTGCCGGTAGCGCGACGCGGAGACGCCGATCGCCCCTCCCCTCCCGCGCCGGAGCAGGTTTCGGTGCTCCCATCGCGCCGAGCCTCGAAGCAGATCGTCGGTCCAATAGCCGATATCGACGCTGACGGTGCGGTGCCGGCGCTCCGCCAACGCCGCGACCAGGTCGAGCGTGTCTCCATCCGCCGGGGCCGTCTCCACGCGTATCCGCCGGAAGAGCTGCAGAATGCGTATCGCGTCCCCGGCCTCGCGGATCCTCTCCGGCGAGTAAAGCACCCCGCGTGGAACGGTGATCGTTTTCCGCACCAGAGGAACGAGATCCTCCGACGCCCCCTCGACGCGGACTCCGCCGAGATGGAAAACGGGACCGGGATCGGCGCGGAAGAGCACGCGGACCGATCCATCCCCCTCCCGCTCCACGGAGGACTCCAAGACGGCGTCGGCGTACCCGTTCTCCTTTAGTGTCTCCCGGGCCGTATGCGTCGCTTCGGAGAGGGCGTCCTCGGTGAAAACGTCCCCGGCCCGGATCGGCGAGCGCTCGCGAATGATCGGGTCGAGCGGCGCCGGGAAACCCTCCAGATCGAAGGCGGCGACGCGCGCCGCCGGGCCGGGGTCGACGGTGAGGACGACCCGCACGTTCCGGTAGCCGCCCACGATCTCGGCGCGCGCGCCGACCCGCGCGTAGGGATACCCGTTCCGCGCCAGAAAGAGGCGGGTCCGGCGGAGGTCTTCCTCCACTATGCTCGGGTAGAGCAGGGGGCGATTCACGCGGAATCGCTTGATGCGCGAAGGGACGGAGAGGCCGCGTTGGAGGCGCGCCGCCAGGTCGCGGTCGACGCCCTCGATGCGGAACTCGGCCACGTTCCATCCCTTGTACCCCTCGATCTCACGGGACGCCGCGACGGAGGGGGACGCCGGCGCGAGAACCGCCAAGGTCGCCGCCACAAAAAGAAAAAGAATCGCTCCGGGAAAGCGCACGTCCGCCATCGCTCCGTCTTCGGTCGGTTCGGTGAAAAACGCCGCCCCCGCCCGATTCGGCGGGAACCGCATCCTCGCATTCTAACAGCACGGGAAAAGGGGCCACAGGGAATCCCGGGTGGGGCGCCGCTACCGGAGAAGAACCATCTTGGCGGAAGCAGAGACGCCATGCGCTTCCGCGCGGACGAAATAGACGCCGGACGCGGCCGGCCTGCCCGCGCCGTCCCTCCCGTCCCAACGCATGGCATGGGCGCCCGACGGGAGGCGGCCCTCGAAAACCAACCGCACCAATCGCCCGGTCGGGTCGTACACCGCGACACGGGAGTGGGAGGGGAAGGAGAGGTCGAAGCGAATCTCGGCGAAGGGGTTGCAGGGATTCGGACGGACGGGGGCGATCCGTATCGCCGCGGGCGCGCGGCCGCCGGCCCATGGCCCCACGCCGGTCGCCCCGGCGATCGGAAGGCTCAGGATCTCCACGTCATCCAAGTTCCAGCCGCAGCATCTTCCCGCGCCGTCCGTGGGCCCCATGGTCCACCGGAGCCGGACTTCCGGCCGGTCGTCCGCCCAGTAAGAGATATCGTGTTCACACAAAACCCACCCGGTGTCGGCCGTCATCGACACGTTCGCCCAGAGGAGAAACCACTCCGCCCCGTCCGGGGAGACCTCCAGTGAGGCGGCGTCCTTCTGCGGACCCTCCACGCCGAGCCAGCGGCGATAACGGAGCCGCACGCCGAAACGGCCGCCGCAATCGATCGGACCGGTGGTGAGCCGCCTCTCCGGCAGATCGTTCGGATAGTCTCCCTCCAGCGCGTAACCGAACACGCGCGCCCCCGTGAAACCGGCCGCCGGGTCCGCCCCTCCCGTCTCGCCTCCCCCTCCCGCCGGCACGCCCCATGCCCACTCCCCCTCGGCGTCCCAGCCCGGATCCGCGTCCATCGTCCACTCGACCTGCGGCGCCGGGTCTCCCACCGCGAGCACCGCGGGGAGGGTCGTCTCTCCCAGCCCGTCGGTCCGGTTGACGAAACGGATCGACGTCGCGTGCGCCCCCGCCGGGAGCGCCGAAGCGGAAGGATCGACCCGGAGGAGAACGGTCGCCGCCGCGCCGGGCGGAAGCACGCCCTCCGTGGTCCCCAGGATCGCCAACCAGGAGACGGGCGGATCGATTTCGACCGCGTAGTCGATCGTTTCTCCGCCTCGCGTCCTCACGGAATACGACCGCATCGCCGGGACGAAGGGTCCTCCCACCGGTCCGGAAGCGCCGAATCCGCTCATGGGTGAAACTTCCAATCCGGCGAGACGCGCGTACGCCTTGATGCAAAAGTTGGCGGTCGAATCGATCGTGGTGAGGTCGATCCATCGTCCGGCGTCCCGATAGAGGCTCTCACCGGTCCGAGCGCGTGACTCGACCAGCGGCCGGCCGGACGACCCGAGAAGAACCGGCACGTCGGAGGTGCGGTCGTAGGGATGCCCCCCCGCGGAGAGAAGCACCCGCACGTTGAAGGGAAGACCGGCGGAAAGGGACGCGGTCCGGTTCAGATCGACGACATGAACCCCCGGCCTCTCGAAGAAACCCTTCGCCTCGGCGAGGATCCGGCCCGTCCTTCCGTCCTCCACGTAGGCCGCCCACTCCACGTTCTCCGCGGCGGTGACGAAACCGACCGCGCCGATCCGCTCGTCCTCTCCGGCGACGAATCGGTTGCGCGCCTCCTTCACCCCTTCGAGGACGTCCCTCCACCCGTGCAGATCGTGATGGTAGACGTGATCCCACCCGGTCCGCCTCACGTCGCGGAAAAGCACGGCGCCCATCCACGGTTCGCTCCCGCACCAACGGTCGAAGTAGGAGATCCAGAAATAACCGGCGAGCCCCCACTCGTCGCCGTGGCTGTTCTTGCAAAGCCAGGCGCCCGGTTCCGGCGCGGCGGTGGCTTTTGCGTCGTCCCAACCGACGATCGCCACGGCGTGGTTCGGCGGATGATCGTCCCCCGGCGGCTGGTAGTGCGCGTTGTCGTGCATGTAGTCGGAGTCGAAAAGCATGCAGGCGGCGACCGGCCCGTACTCCATCACCGCCCTCTTGATCCGGTCGACGCGCGCCGAGTCCGGTCCGGCGGTGAGCCATTCGACGTGGCGCGGCGCGTAATAATGGTAGGACGATCCGACCCGGAGCGGGGGCGCCCCGTAGGATTGCCCCTCCCCATTCCGCACCGCCCCCTCGCCGCGGGCGAGATAGGCGGCGGCGACCAGGTAATCCCCTCCCTGATGCACCGTGAGCCCGCTCACCGAGGGGTCCGGCAGATCGCCGTTCCAATAGCGGTTGAATCCGTTCCACCAGTCCAGATGGTACTCCGCGAGATCCGGCTCCCCCGCTTCCCCCTCCTCCACCCACACCCCGGTCCGGAGGAGATTCCCCTCCAGGGCGGCCATCGTCGCGTGCGCCCAGCAGGTCCCCCCGATCTGGCTTTTCACGGAAGTGACGTAGGAGATCCCTTCCACGTCGCGGAGGTCGTAGGAGGGGGGCGGATCGGCGGCGGCGATGGCGCTGGTGGCGCACGGGAGAAACCCGGCGAGGAGGAGCGCCGCGATAAATGGGGGCGCGCGCATGCGTTCCCTCCGGGGGCCGTACGGGGACGGGGAAAAAACGGCGCCGGCTCGGCCCGGGCGGGCGCCCGACTCTTCTCCCCGACCCGGACCGGGGACCCGAGTCGTCTAAAAAAAAGGTGGGTTCGGATGACTTTTGCTGGTGTAATTATACCCGATTCATTAAGTTACGACAAGAGGGGCGCCGCGCGCGGCGCCTCCCCGTAACCGGACCTTCTAATAAGCACAGACGTTCCTCCCGGCGCCGAACATCGGATCGAAGAGATGCGCACCTATTTGGATTGCTACCCCTGTTTCATGCGGCAAGCCCTCGACGCCCTCGGCCGGATCACCGAAGACGAGGAGGAGCAGCTCCGCATCTTGCAGGGGGTGACCGAGGAGATCGCCTCCTTCGACCCGACCAGCACCCCGCCGGAGATGGCGCAACGCATCCACCGCATACTCCGCCGCGAGACCGGCCTGGACGATCCCTATCGAGAGGCGAAGGAGGAGAGCACCCGGCACGCCCTGGCGCTTTATCCCGAGCTGAAGAGGATCGTGGAGGAATCGGACGATCCTCTCGAGACGGCGATCCGCGTCAGCGTGGCGGGGAACATCATCGATCTGGGCGCGACGGCGGAGTACGACCTGGAGGGCGGGATCGAACGCGCGCTGAAACAGGACTTCGCCGTGCACGACATCGGGCAATTCCGCGCGCGGTTGGCGGAGACGGAGCGCCTCCTTTTCCTGGGTGACAACGCGGGCGAGACCGTCTTCGACCGCGTGCTGATCGAGACGCTCGGCAGGCCGGTGGATTACGCGGTGCGGGGAGCGCCGGTAATCAACGACGCCACCCGGGAGGACGCCGCCGCCGCCGGACTGGACCGCGTGGCCCACGTCATCGACAACGGATCGGACGCGCCGGGCACTCTTCTCCCGTTCTGCTCCGAGGAGTTCCGGACCGTCTTCCACGAGGCGGGGCTCATCCTCGCCAAGGGGCAGGGGAACTACGAATCGCTCAGCGAGGAACCGGCCCCCCTCTTCTATCTGCTCCAGACCAAATGCCCTGTGATCGCGCGCGACCTGGGCGTTCCGGTTCAAAGCCTCGTTTTCAAGAGGAACGGCGCGGGCGACGCCGAACGTTCCGCCTCGAACCACCCCGTCGCCTAAGGGGCGGGGTCGATCTCCCGTCCGCTCCACCCGAGGATTTCGCGCACGCGCTCCGCCGCCGCCCGACCTTCCTCCGGCGCCGCGCCCCAATCGGTCCTCCTGAGGAGAAGGTCCTCCATCGTGAGAACCGACTCCTCCTCGATCAGCGCGCGGAGCGGTCCGGCGAGATCGGCCGGGTCCCCCTCCAGGAGCGGACGAGGGTCGACCGGGTCCGGCGAGGATCGCGCCGGGGGGCGTTCGGCGGCCGTCGCGAGTGAAGCGGGCGCGCCGGGGAAGGCGAGGCGCACCGCCTTTTCCGCCACGAGACGCGCGGTTGTGTACTTTACGCCCGAAACGGTGATGACGCCTCGCGGGCCGCCGGCGCGCCCATGATCGCGGATCACCTCCCGGACCGCCAGGTCGTCCGTACCCTCCCGGCGCACCGGCAGATAACCCGCGTACACGCGGAGAACGTGTTCCGGTCCCGCTTCGAGACCGGGGGCGGCGCGGTTCAGATCCTCCAGAAGCTCCTTCCGCTCGGCTTCCGTCGGCCGGGGCGGTCCCTCCGCGTCCGCGCGCGGGACGTGGAGCGTTCCGGCGAAAACCCGCCCGCGGCGAGGCGTCAGGAAGTAGGTGCGCGCCCCCGGGCCGGGAGGGGCGACGGCGAGCGCCGCCGGCGACGGCGGCGGCCTGTCGAGAAGCACGTTCACCGCGAGGGAAGGGCGGAAGAGGGCGGGGATGTCCCCGTCGAAACGGGCTGCGAAGCGCCGGCAGGCGGGACCCGCGCAATTCAGCACGCGGTCGGTCCGGAAAAGGAGTTCCCGCCGCGCGACCCGGTCGAAGGCGCGCACCCCCGCCGCGGCGGCGTCCCGTATGTCCAGGTCGAGCGCTTCGGTGTAATTGAGCGCCACCGCGCCGAGCGCCGACGCCCGGCGCAGGGTCTCCATCAGAATCCGCGGCGCGCTGATCATCGCGCCGTCGTGCCATACGCCGCCGCCGAGCAGGCGGCGCCCGGCGGCGCCCGGCCAGAGACGGGCCGTCTCCTCCGGCGCGAGGGTTTCGCCGTTCGGAAGCCGGCGGTCCGGGCGGACTCCGTCGTTTCTCCGGCGCGACAAAAATCCATTCATGGCCAAAGCGATTCGAAAGAAAAAAGGACGCTTGAGCCCTCCGCCGCGGAGCGGCATCAGGCAACGGAGCGGCTCCACTCCATCGGGATAATCGAGAAAGAAACGACGCCTCTCGGCGACGGATTCCCGGAAGCGGGGCAGATCCAGGGTCTGCAGATAGCGGAGCCCGCCGTGGATCACGCTGAGCGAGTTGGCGCTCGTGCCGCCGCCGAAGTCGCCCCTCTCCAGGAGCAAACCCCTCCGGCCCCGTCGCGCCGCCTCGAGCAGGACGAAGGCGCCGTAGATGCCGCCCCCGATCACCACCAGGTCCCAGCGCTCTCCGGCCGCCCCCTCGGGATCCCGATCGATCAAACCGACCACCTCTCCCGCCAGTCCTCGAAGACGAGCATCGTCCAGAGAACGTGGCTGTGGTTCTCCCGCCCCTCCAGATGTTCCCGGACGAGGCGCTCCACCGTCTCTCCGCGAAAGACCCCCTCGCGGCGGATTCTCTCCGGCGCGAGCCGATCCAACAGGAGTGGTTTCAATTCGCGCCGCAGCCAGTGTTTGATCGGTATGCTGAAGCCCTCCTTGGGGCGGTCCACGCAGCGCGGCGGAACATGGCGGCGGGCGACCGATTTGAGGAGCCTTTTGGTCTTCCCGCCGGAAACCTTGAGACGGGAAGGCATCCGGAAAGCGAGCTCCACCAGCTCCCGATCGAGGAGGGGAACGCGCGCCTCCAGAGAGCAGGCCATGCTCATCCGGTCCACCTTGACCAGACAGTTGTCGACGAGATAGCTGCGGGCGTCCACGAAAAGGGCCCGGTCCGTCTCGTCCCGTCCCTCCGCCTCGCGCCGCAGGTCCAGCACGTGCGTCTCCGCCGGACGGGCGAGGGCGGCGAGCGCTTCGTCGGTGAAGAGGGCGCGGCGGAGCGCGTCGCCCGCGAAGATCCGCCAACGCGCGTGCCCCAGCGCCCGGTCCTCCGCCATCCCCTGCGCGAAGCGGCGCGCCTTGTTCACGAAACCTTTCTTTTTCGGGCTCGGCGGAAGGGCGAGCACCGCCGGTTCCAGGACACCCCGCCGGATCCAGCGCGGGATCCTCTCCCAGAGCACCGCCTTTTCGCGGGCGAGATAGGTCTCGTAGCCGCCGAAAAGCTCGTCGCCGCCGTCGCCGGTGAGCGCCACCGTCACTTCGTCGCGCGCGAGGCGGGAGACGAGATAGGTCGGGAAGACGGAGAAGTCGCCGATCGGATCGTCCAGGTGCGGCATCAGCTTTTCAAAGAGATCGCCGATGTCGGGGCGGATCGTCTCGCTCCGGTTCGACACGCCCAGGTGCTCCGCCACGGCGCGCGCGTGGGGGAGTTCGTTGTAGGTCGGGTCGTCGAAGCCGATGCTGAAGGTGCGCGCCTCTCCCATCGCCGCGACCACCAGGCTGCTGTCCACGCCGCCGGAGAGGAGCGCGCCGAGAGGAACGTCGCTCACCATCTGGCGCCGCACGCACTCGCCGATTTTTCCGTCCACCGCGTCCTCCCACTCGGCGTCGGTGCGGGGCTCCGCGCCGCCGTACGCCTCGCCGGGCGGGGGGATTCGCCAATACCTTTCCCGCCGCGCCTCGAGGGAACGGAGGTCGAGGTCGAGGAAGGTCGCCGGTTCCAGCTTGTGAACTTCACGCATCAAGGTACCGGCGCCGGGCACGTACTCCCAGGCGAGAAGCTCGGCGAGCCCCTCCAGGTCGAGAGAAGGACGGATCAAACCGGAGGCGAGCAACGCCTTGACCTCCGACCCGAAGAGAAAGAGGCCGGGTGCGGCGGACCAGTAAAGCGGCTTGATCCCCATGTGGTCGCGGGCGAGAAGAAGGCGGGCGCGCCGCTCATCGTGCAGGGCGAAGGCGAACATGCCGTTCAGGAGGGGGAGCATCCCCTCGCCCCGTTCTTCGTAGAGGTGGACCAGCACCTCCGTGTCCGCGGCGGTGCGGAAGCGGTGTCCCCGCCCTTCCAGATCGCGCCGGAGCTCCCGGTAGTTGTAAATCTCGCCGTTGAAGACGACGCGGATCGAACCGACCTCGTTCGCGATCGGTTGGCCGCCCCCCTCGACGTCGATCACCGCGAGCCGGCGCATGCCGAGCCCCACGTTGCCGCGCGTTTCGATCCCCTCGCCGTCCGGACCGCGGTGCACGAGCGCGGCGCACATCGCCCGTATCCGCTCCTCCTCCGGCGGCGGCGATCCCGGCGCGACGGCGATGCCGGCGATGCCGCACATCAGAGAACCCTCCCGAGCAGGGCGCCGATCTTCCCCTCGTACGCCTCCCGGCCGTAGTGTTCCCGATAGCGTTCCCGCGCGGCCGCCGCGATTCTCTCCCTCGTCTCCCCGTCGTCGAGGGCCGCCGCGATCCCCGCCGCCATCGACTCGGGATCCGGATCGACCAGAATCGCCGTTTCGTCGTCCAGCACCTGCGTGTGGGAGCGGATCCGGGTCGCCACCAGAGGGACGCCGCGCGCCATCAACTCGTACAGCTTGAGCGGCGTGTTGGTGCCGCTGATCCTCGGCGAAACGACCAGGTCCGCCGAGTCCAGAAGGCGGCGGGCGGCGGCGACCGGAATCCGGCCGTGCACCGCGCAACGCTCACCGAGCCCGAGGGCGGCCGCGGCGCGACGCGTCTCCTCCACCTGCTCCGGCGCGCCCCCGACGACGAGAAGCCGCGCCCCCGGGGCGCGACCGCCGAGCCGCGCGAAGGCGCCGAGCAGCAGGTCGATCCCTTGATAAGCCTCGAATGTTCCGGCATAAACCACCAGCGGTCCGTCCTCGGCGACCGGGAAAGGCGGCTCGTCCCCTCCCTCCGCTTCGGCGCGCGCGAGCTTCACCGGATCGAAGAGGGAGTTCTCGATCAGGAAATGGCGGTCCGCGGGAACGCCGACGGCGAGTGCGTACTCCGCCAGCTCCGGACAGATGGTGATCACCGCGTCGCTCCGGCGGAGCGCGCTCCTCTCCAGCCGCTCCAGCAGGCCGATCCAAAAACGGGACCGGGTGAAGCGGAAGTTGGTCATCTGCTGGGGAAGGCTGGAGTGCATGTCGTAGACGAGGCGGTAACGGAAGAGCGGCTTCAGAAACAAGGCGAGGAAGACCGCCTCTTCGTGGGCGTGCACGAAGCGGTACCTCCGGCGGAGGAGCGCGCCGATCATGCGGAAGAAGAGAACCCCGTCGAGAAAGAACTTGAGCGGCGAAGGACCGATCCGCACCGTTCCGAGGAAACGAAAGGCGGGAATGCGGAGAATCCGCACCCCCGGGATCGACACGTCCTCCCCCTGCC
This window of the Candidatus Eisenbacteria bacterium genome carries:
- a CDS encoding FAD-dependent oxidoreductase, whose amino-acid sequence is MIDRDPEGAAGERWDLVVIGGGIYGAFVLLEAARRGRRGLLLERGDFGGGTSANSLSVIHGGLRYLQTLDLPRFRESVAERRRFFLDYPDGVEPLRCLMPLRGGGLKRPFFFRIALAMNGFLSRRRNDGVRPDRRLPNGETLAPEETARLWPGAAGRRLLGGGVWHDGAMISAPRILMETLRRASALGAVALNYTEALDLDIRDAAAAGVRAFDRVARRELLFRTDRVLNCAGPACRRFAARFDGDIPALFRPSLAVNVLLDRPPPSPAALAVAPPGPGARTYFLTPRRGRVFAGTLHVPRADAEGPPRPTEAERKELLEDLNRAAPGLEAGPEHVLRVYAGYLPVRREGTDDLAVREVIRDHGRAGGPRGVITVSGVKYTTARLVAEKAVRLAFPGAPASLATAAERPPARSSPDPVDPRPLLEGDPADLAGPLRALIEEESVLTMEDLLLRRTDWGAAPEEGRAAAERVREILGWSGREIDPAP
- a CDS encoding BamA/TamA family outer membrane protein, translated to MADVRFPGAILFLFVAATLAVLAPASPSVAASREIEGYKGWNVAEFRIEGVDRDLAARLQRGLSVPSRIKRFRVNRPLLYPSIVEEDLRRTRLFLARNGYPYARVGARAEIVGGYRNVRVVLTVDPGPAARVAAFDLEGFPAPLDPIIRERSPIRAGDVFTEDALSEATHTARETLKENGYADAVLESSVEREGDGSVRVLFRADPGPVFHLGGVRVEGASEDLVPLVRKTITVPRGVLYSPERIREAGDAIRILQLFRRIRVETAPADGDTLDLVAALAERRHRTVSVDIGYWTDDLLRGSARWEHRNLLRRGRGGAIGVSASRYRQNAGGSLWWPALFLPRLRGDLSLSATREWEESYDLLSLSFRVGGTHRPSLRSTLSAGVSLSRVDVNVTTDAPDAFVEEGGILGAFRLEGKRDGGNDRLDPTAGTVAFFALEWSPPGPWTDSPYASAEASLAGYHAAPVGAVLAARAGIGIARPLGDSPDLLPNKRFYSGGANTMRGFRRRKLGPLDDEGAPLGGEAKAEFSVEARFPLFWRFRGAFFADAGQVWSRRDEIDWRDMEAAIGPGMMVRTPVGPIRADVGFRLTDKEKDQPGWVFHLSIGNPY
- a CDS encoding translocation/assembly module TamB, whose amino-acid sequence is MSEVRKGRRILRTAVFVAAAFVAAAVAAVLILSLAPARNKILTETIRWADRRIPGSLDVREARWSGLGRLEAGFFSWTDGGDTLLVFDHLRLEADIRALLHREIYIRTIDVKGLRADLPAIRSRVGSGGGKGEKEGGAALPSLRIDSARLDAPFLVVAPGRTILRTRLEGSVRLLPGSAPFARVDRLDAEDGGGAWSVEGGTFLFDPETASPSGSVFLRFGADRALRLLVEGEGEDRFLLTARVEEDSRSDGAALDLRCALERAGGRVAGLRFEGNLDVPEGAVPVRAGARPFPPASLAIRLQGGAALPPAKRARLSGEWTPGAFLRGGGFAVRYDEGTLDLDSLVIRLADAVLSARGTLREGEIDARAEARIRGTEGLAMFGFGEAPGDVENPRADLTVRAEGPVGAPRLTAAAEMSARFRGTLVDTLRFEAEAPEGLRAPVTARLRARALDHGLAFGLSIDLSGDEAEARVTPIALWAVGGSPGDAPGRLGEGTIRRASGGAGYEFENLSLFGEPGEWSVNGRVAREGSGSFRVEWRGGEPPPPLLRAGAKRGPAVVDSVRAAWRREGPFRATIRGEIANEGGSPRVDIAGDLRLPGPRTFAALAPGAEMGDFGPVEGTIRASLSGDAGGRGLDARLDLSATAWLDTALIRVRGEGDRIAIDTARVVLDGFRMDGQGVKESNGWRARARLALTGPDFPRRVLPALPGDLDLSLDAEGELRGGAGSAEGSGSFHGWARTGTIEASRFDGIFLQDAEGLSADLRFAEGLRAGPVRLDTLRASVRLPAAGDSSGAPSLRLSGAGPGVALLASGRMESEDGTVIAADSLDLFIGGGDLRTVRPFRVRIGPERGLFSVDSLEMRGGLGSLNAVGSLRPERSDLALRADLRLPPKPEGLLLSDDLWPGRVLLDWNEDGDGTAEGKLQVEGILYAARSVIAALDLRGDRSGADLRVALTAEADTLFAGEGRLPVAFGPFPPVFGGREDPISFDGRLRGFPVPLSGGRAGEGARTVAVDGTIHLRGSARLPAAGANLRVTFPDDARLASHRLDVAASFGGGAATGDSTSRVSLMESEAADSVPPGDGLQAALLLRDGERDLLRGELALPVTWNPSPPSFDRGAGEMSLKVRSEGLEPSDFNALLPPEIGLSGSCDLRLEMRGDPRDPALDGMFAAHRFGFSRMDGSRVAIDGEARLGGTGLAPSLAGDFELRGGVLRVPEEIRELLPSEGEATLWRIEAEEAATEGPPEPDKPEGGGGQPRAEVAAPARAFDLDVGLLIPSGLWIRGRGLEVELAGELRLLQKGKYPTVVGELSAVRGSLLFLGRAFRVERGTVTFYGEDEADPAMDMVLSANVDGSLIRVLFQGTVHKPVLSLESEPEMSEGDILSFLLFGRSLDQLDHDQMLLVQERAGDMAAFFGAAQIGARLSRDLGVDLVSVESGRGKNGGRSLVIGKYISRRLLLKYEQAIEGRSALYVALEYFLTGRLRVETLFGRHDQSAIGIGWGKDY
- a CDS encoding DUF89 family protein — its product is MRTYLDCYPCFMRQALDALGRITEDEEEQLRILQGVTEEIASFDPTSTPPEMAQRIHRILRRETGLDDPYREAKEESTRHALALYPELKRIVEESDDPLETAIRVSVAGNIIDLGATAEYDLEGGIERALKQDFAVHDIGQFRARLAETERLLFLGDNAGETVFDRVLIETLGRPVDYAVRGAPVINDATREDAAAAGLDRVAHVIDNGSDAPGTLLPFCSEEFRTVFHEAGLILAKGQGNYESLSEEPAPLFYLLQTKCPVIARDLGVPVQSLVFKRNGAGDAERSASNHPVA